In one Corallococcus sp. EGB genomic region, the following are encoded:
- a CDS encoding Hsp70 family protein — translation MARYAIGIDLGTTHSAVSYFNLEDGKPRGPSQSMLPVPQVTAPGTVEARPLLPSFLYIPSAQEFPEGSLALPWNAEPGVIVGDFARSHGAKVPTRLVSSAKSWLSHPGVDRRSALLPWQAPPEVQRVSPLDASARYLRHLKEAWDQTFASAREESGNALAQQEVIVTVPASFDAAARDLTLEAAKAAGIEHITLLEEPQAALYAWLEAMGENFRKQVQPGEVILVVDVGGGTSDFSVITVKDREGDLELLRVAVGDHILLGGDNMDLALAHTLNQRMAAEGRKLDAWQFNGLTYGCRHAKETLYADASLEKVPIAIPGRGSSLIGGTLRTELTREELDRVLTDGFFPVTEVADLPRTARRTGLAQMALPYAQDPAVTKHLAAFLTRQAQALAASADSPVDVTGKGFLHPTAVLFNGGVFKAGPLKDRVMEVLNQWLAAEGAPPAKELEGSDLDLAVARGAAYYGWVRQGHGLRIRGGTARAYYVGVETAMPAVPGMEPPVKALCVAPFGMEEGTQADVPPQEFGLVTGEPTSFRFFASSVRRDDKVGEMLEDVESELASGGLEEVAPIETTLPGQATPFGDLTPVNLQAAVTEVGTLELRCLEKNGDGRWKLELNVRMKE, via the coding sequence ATGGCCCGATACGCAATCGGCATCGACCTGGGCACCACGCACTCCGCGGTGTCCTACTTCAACCTCGAGGACGGCAAGCCGCGCGGCCCCTCCCAGTCCATGCTGCCCGTGCCGCAGGTGACGGCGCCCGGCACCGTGGAGGCCCGTCCGCTCCTGCCCTCCTTCCTCTACATCCCCAGCGCGCAGGAGTTCCCGGAGGGCAGCCTCGCGCTGCCGTGGAACGCGGAGCCGGGCGTCATCGTGGGTGACTTCGCCCGCTCGCACGGGGCGAAGGTGCCCACGCGGCTGGTGTCGTCCGCGAAGAGCTGGCTGTCGCACCCGGGGGTGGACCGGCGCTCGGCGCTGCTGCCCTGGCAGGCGCCGCCGGAGGTGCAGCGCGTGTCGCCGCTGGATGCGTCCGCGCGCTACCTGCGCCACCTGAAGGAGGCGTGGGACCAGACCTTCGCGAGCGCCCGGGAGGAGTCCGGCAACGCGCTGGCCCAGCAGGAGGTCATCGTCACCGTCCCGGCGTCCTTCGACGCGGCGGCGCGCGACCTGACGCTGGAGGCCGCGAAGGCGGCGGGCATCGAGCACATCACCCTGCTCGAGGAGCCGCAGGCCGCGCTGTACGCGTGGCTGGAGGCGATGGGGGAGAACTTCCGCAAGCAGGTGCAGCCCGGGGAGGTCATCCTCGTGGTGGACGTGGGCGGCGGCACGTCCGACTTCTCCGTCATCACCGTGAAGGACCGCGAGGGCGACCTGGAGCTGCTGCGCGTGGCGGTGGGCGACCACATCCTGTTGGGCGGCGACAACATGGACCTCGCCCTGGCGCACACCCTCAACCAGCGGATGGCGGCCGAGGGGCGCAAGCTGGACGCGTGGCAGTTCAACGGCCTCACCTACGGCTGCCGTCACGCGAAGGAGACGCTGTACGCGGACGCCTCGCTGGAGAAGGTGCCCATCGCGATTCCGGGCCGCGGCTCGTCGCTCATCGGCGGCACGCTGCGCACGGAGCTGACGCGCGAGGAGCTGGACCGCGTCCTCACGGACGGCTTCTTCCCGGTGACGGAGGTGGCGGACCTGCCGCGCACCGCCCGGCGCACGGGCCTGGCGCAGATGGCGCTGCCGTACGCGCAGGACCCGGCGGTGACGAAGCACCTGGCGGCGTTCCTCACCCGGCAGGCCCAGGCGCTGGCGGCCAGCGCGGACTCGCCGGTGGACGTCACGGGAAAGGGCTTCCTGCACCCCACCGCGGTGCTCTTCAACGGCGGCGTCTTCAAGGCCGGGCCGCTGAAGGACCGGGTGATGGAGGTCCTCAACCAGTGGCTCGCCGCGGAAGGGGCGCCCCCAGCGAAGGAGCTGGAGGGCTCCGACCTGGACCTCGCGGTGGCGCGGGGCGCGGCGTACTACGGCTGGGTGCGCCAGGGCCACGGCCTGCGCATCCGCGGCGGCACGGCGCGCGCCTACTACGTGGGCGTGGAGACGGCGATGCCGGCGGTGCCGGGCATGGAGCCGCCCGTGAAGGCGCTGTGCGTTGCGCCCTTCGGCATGGAGGAAGGGACGCAGGCGGACGTGCCGCCCCAGGAGTTCGGGCTCGTCACCGGGGAACCCACCAGCTTCCGCTTCTTCGCGTCGTCCGTGCGGCGCGACGACAAGGTGGGCGAGATGCTCGAGGACGTGGAGTCGGAGCTGGCGTCGGGGGGGCTGGAGGAGGTGGCGCCCATCGAGACGACGCTGCCCGGGCAGGCCACGCCCTTTGGCGACCTGACGCCGGTGAACCTCCAGGCGGCGGTGACGGAGGTGGGCACGCTGGAGCTGCGGTGCCTGGAGAAGAACGGCGACGGGCGCTGGAAGCTGGAGCTCAACGTGCGCATGAAGGAGTAG
- a CDS encoding DUF2760 domain-containing protein, with protein MTDPSASLSFFARFWLAWLCFWRCLVSREFAQAVLPTSRAYDAGQLKELPSGDLQALPPVRTPAVQAPVAPPPPPPEREHASALSLLAMLQREGRFLDFVQENVAAFPDADVGAAARIVHEGCRKVVHQYLTLQPVLPQGEGDAVTVPPGFDAQRIRLTGNVAGEPPYGGTLRHHGWVTTEVKFPSVSPAMEPRVLAPAEVELA; from the coding sequence ATGACCGACCCGTCCGCCTCCCTGTCGTTCTTCGCCCGCTTCTGGCTCGCCTGGCTCTGCTTCTGGCGCTGCCTCGTGTCCCGCGAATTCGCGCAGGCCGTGCTCCCGACGAGCCGCGCCTATGACGCCGGCCAGCTCAAGGAGCTTCCGTCAGGGGACCTGCAGGCCCTGCCGCCGGTGAGGACGCCCGCCGTCCAGGCCCCCGTCGCGCCCCCTCCCCCGCCGCCCGAGCGCGAGCACGCCAGCGCCCTGTCGCTGTTGGCCATGCTCCAGCGCGAAGGCCGCTTCCTGGACTTCGTGCAGGAGAACGTCGCGGCCTTCCCGGACGCGGACGTGGGCGCGGCGGCGCGCATCGTCCATGAGGGCTGCCGCAAGGTGGTGCACCAGTACCTCACGCTCCAGCCGGTGCTGCCGCAGGGCGAGGGCGACGCGGTGACGGTGCCCCCGGGCTTCGACGCGCAGCGCATCCGGCTGACCGGCAACGTCGCGGGCGAGCCTCCTTATGGCGGCACGCTCCGGCACCACGGCTGGGTGACCACGGAGGTGAAGTTCCCATCCGTCAGCCCCGCCATGGAGCCGCGCGTGCTGGCCCCGGCGGAGGTCGAGCTGGCCTGA
- a CDS encoding tetratricopeptide repeat protein yields the protein MSTSPSKTLSPTELAKLEHSFASDPSSDAYKPLAEAYLDLGRFMEAMVVCKKGVKAHPNAADPRLLLARVYAAQNKDKKALEEVMGALQVQPEDKAALRMAGVLQLKNGEPDAGRANLLKAYQADPGDPETVTLLQQYKVEIPRPAAPAPVLAPVAAPPPAAAEAPAAATVPVAAPPAAVAPPAATPSAGQAVGRINAPSQQAARTARAEDSAARPAQRRPQVVVQEVEDDDDEPSPRQRKAAKSNGSKMLSLILLILIPLFAGGYGWYSAQVKKRGRELKKNLDVATEQLKHDSFASYKKACEAADLALEVDPDSTAAHGYLAYAFAIRWGEHGGGDDARRQAEEHLAAAQKGKELSSHLIAAQALIKTYSGDGKGALASLETQVKDLNDQNKASSLLYLTLGLIQMNAGDLERARDSLERAQALAPDDPRVYAGLGAVYRRLGQDNTAWKNYDFALRYEKDHPESLLGRSLLMLEQDEPNYAVASRDIKKLLEAEPPPSPRQLATAQLARSLLIARVALAMPNLKPDVQQKLSEATGVPVDPAKAKQEVMKAEETGFALDKQNPELNLIKGRRLLAEGNYDAAAEEIRKAIRVDGSRAQFHVELAKALMGKPGGEKEASEALVTALKTMGDSPKLVVMLGNAYRRQNKLEDALAQYQRAVKDPKSKNPEARLAMGAIYRERSEWDKAKEQLEKASQEFFGQPDRVANALTELGRVYQGKGDTAKADETYQRALQADENYSPVYYFYASLLSKDAKQSGKVKTLAQEYVKREPKGEYLADAQRLAGN from the coding sequence ATGTCCACCTCCCCATCGAAGACGTTGAGCCCCACCGAGCTCGCGAAGCTTGAGCATTCGTTCGCTTCCGACCCGTCGTCGGATGCGTACAAGCCCCTGGCGGAGGCGTATCTCGACCTTGGCCGTTTCATGGAAGCAATGGTCGTCTGCAAGAAGGGCGTCAAGGCGCACCCGAACGCAGCCGACCCCCGCCTGCTTCTGGCGCGCGTCTACGCGGCGCAGAACAAGGACAAGAAGGCGCTCGAAGAGGTGATGGGCGCGCTCCAGGTCCAGCCGGAGGACAAGGCAGCCCTGCGCATGGCGGGCGTGCTCCAGCTGAAGAACGGCGAGCCGGACGCCGGCCGCGCCAACCTGCTCAAGGCCTACCAGGCGGACCCGGGTGATCCGGAGACCGTCACGCTGCTCCAGCAGTACAAGGTGGAGATCCCCCGCCCGGCCGCCCCCGCGCCGGTGCTCGCCCCCGTGGCCGCGCCGCCCCCGGCCGCCGCGGAAGCGCCCGCCGCGGCGACCGTCCCCGTGGCGGCCCCGCCCGCCGCCGTTGCCCCGCCTGCCGCCACCCCGTCCGCGGGTCAGGCCGTGGGCCGCATCAACGCTCCGTCCCAGCAGGCGGCGCGCACGGCGCGTGCCGAGGACTCCGCCGCGCGCCCCGCCCAGCGCCGTCCGCAGGTGGTGGTGCAGGAGGTCGAGGACGACGACGACGAGCCCTCGCCGCGCCAGCGCAAGGCGGCCAAGAGCAACGGCAGCAAGATGCTGTCGTTGATCCTCCTCATCCTCATCCCGCTGTTCGCGGGCGGATACGGTTGGTACTCGGCGCAGGTCAAGAAGCGCGGCCGCGAGCTCAAGAAGAACCTGGACGTCGCCACCGAGCAGCTCAAGCACGACTCGTTCGCCAGCTACAAGAAGGCGTGCGAGGCGGCGGACCTGGCCCTGGAGGTGGACCCGGACTCCACCGCGGCCCACGGCTACCTGGCCTACGCGTTCGCCATCCGCTGGGGTGAGCACGGCGGCGGCGACGACGCGCGCCGGCAGGCCGAGGAGCACCTGGCGGCGGCCCAGAAGGGCAAGGAGCTGTCCAGCCACCTCATCGCGGCGCAGGCGTTGATCAAGACCTACAGCGGTGATGGCAAGGGCGCGCTCGCGTCGCTGGAGACGCAGGTCAAGGACCTCAACGACCAGAACAAGGCGTCCTCGCTCCTGTACCTCACGCTGGGCCTCATCCAGATGAACGCGGGCGACCTGGAGCGCGCGCGGGACAGCCTGGAGCGCGCGCAGGCGCTGGCGCCGGATGACCCGCGCGTCTACGCGGGCCTGGGCGCGGTGTACCGCCGGCTGGGCCAGGACAACACCGCCTGGAAGAACTACGACTTCGCCCTGCGCTACGAGAAGGACCACCCGGAGTCGCTGCTGGGCCGCTCGCTGCTGATGCTGGAGCAGGACGAGCCGAACTACGCGGTGGCCAGCCGGGACATCAAGAAGCTGCTGGAGGCGGAGCCGCCGCCGAGCCCCCGTCAGCTCGCCACCGCGCAGCTGGCGCGCTCGCTGCTCATCGCCCGCGTGGCGCTGGCCATGCCCAACCTCAAGCCGGACGTGCAGCAGAAGCTGTCCGAGGCCACGGGCGTGCCGGTGGATCCCGCCAAGGCGAAGCAGGAGGTCATGAAGGCGGAGGAGACCGGCTTCGCGCTCGACAAGCAGAACCCGGAGCTGAACCTCATTAAGGGCCGCCGCCTGCTGGCGGAGGGCAACTACGACGCGGCCGCGGAGGAGATCCGCAAGGCCATCCGCGTGGACGGCAGCCGCGCGCAGTTCCACGTCGAGCTGGCCAAGGCCCTCATGGGCAAGCCGGGCGGTGAGAAGGAGGCCTCCGAGGCGCTCGTCACCGCGCTCAAGACGATGGGCGACAGCCCCAAGCTGGTGGTGATGCTGGGCAACGCCTACCGCCGCCAGAACAAGCTGGAGGACGCGCTCGCGCAGTACCAGCGCGCGGTGAAGGACCCCAAGTCGAAGAACCCGGAGGCCCGGCTCGCCATGGGCGCCATCTACCGGGAGCGCTCGGAGTGGGACAAGGCGAAGGAGCAGCTGGAGAAGGCCAGCCAGGAGTTCTTCGGGCAGCCGGACCGCGTGGCCAACGCACTCACGGAGCTGGGCCGCGTCTACCAGGGCAAGGGCGACACGGCGAAGGCGGACGAGACCTACCAGCGCGCGCTGCAGGCGGATGAGAACTACTCGCCGGTGTACTACTTCTACGCGTCGCTGCTCTCCAAGGACGCCAAGCAGTCGGGCAAGGTGAAGACGCTGGCGCAGGAGTACGTGAAGCGCGAGCCCAAGGGCGAGTACCTCGCCGACGCGCAGCGGCTCGCGGGCAACTGA
- the cyoE gene encoding heme o synthase, protein MSARALSLSSTASDLISLTKPRLSSLVLITAAGGMFLAPGHFTPMRALVTLLATAGTVGAANAFNCYWERHSDQFMARTRNRPLPAGRMDPSTALWFGLSLAAVSLPALVMGANLLTGVLGLIALLSYVLAYTPLKARTSAAMLVGAIPGALPPLMGWTAVTDQVDAGGFALFAIMFLWQMPHFIAIALFRKDEYAAAGLKSVPLERGDESSRAQVVLYLVALVPMTLLPFQLHIAGTWYLAAAVVLGLGFLGLGAWGFFKHLGKPWARQTFLYSLVYLTGLFAVMALDRIPRG, encoded by the coding sequence TTGAGCGCGCGTGCCCTGTCCCTGTCGTCCACCGCGTCCGACCTGATCTCCCTCACCAAGCCGAGGCTGTCATCGCTGGTGCTCATCACCGCGGCGGGGGGCATGTTCCTGGCGCCGGGGCACTTCACGCCGATGCGGGCGCTGGTGACGCTGCTGGCGACGGCGGGGACGGTGGGCGCGGCGAACGCGTTCAACTGCTACTGGGAGCGCCACAGCGACCAGTTCATGGCGCGCACGCGCAACCGGCCGCTGCCCGCCGGGCGCATGGACCCGAGCACGGCGCTGTGGTTCGGCCTGTCGCTGGCGGCGGTGTCGCTGCCCGCGCTGGTGATGGGGGCCAACCTGCTCACCGGCGTGCTGGGGCTCATCGCGCTGCTCAGCTACGTGCTGGCCTACACGCCGCTCAAGGCCCGCACGTCCGCGGCGATGCTGGTGGGCGCCATCCCCGGCGCGCTGCCGCCCTTGATGGGCTGGACGGCGGTGACGGACCAGGTGGACGCGGGCGGCTTCGCGCTGTTCGCCATCATGTTCCTCTGGCAGATGCCGCACTTCATCGCCATCGCGCTGTTCCGCAAGGACGAGTACGCGGCGGCCGGGCTCAAGTCCGTGCCGCTGGAGCGCGGGGACGAGTCCAGCCGCGCGCAGGTGGTGCTCTACCTGGTGGCGCTGGTGCCCATGACGCTCCTGCCGTTCCAGCTGCACATCGCCGGCACCTGGTACCTGGCGGCGGCGGTGGTGCTGGGGCTCGGCTTCCTGGGCCTGGGGGCATGGGGCTTCTTCAAGCACCTGGGAAAGCCCTGGGCGCGCCAGACGTTCCTGTATTCGCTCGTGTATCTCACCGGCCTGTTCGCCGTGATGGCGCTGGACCGCATCCCCCGCGGCTAG
- a CDS encoding ABC transporter ATP-binding protein codes for MPDTTVPTLPPPLLRIEGLTRRFGGRTAVDGLSLSVQPGEILGLLGPNGAGKSTTFQLLAGLLAPDAGQVHFAGKVLSLSDPALRRQMGIIFQKSSLDDLLTARENLLLGARLYGLTGADAKARVETMLSLIGLLDRGDEKVGTWSGGMRRRLELARALVHQPRVVLMDEPTQGLDEAAFRTFWTHLKRLRDAQGVTVLLTTHRADEAEGCDRLAVLDAGKLVACDTPRALASRMGGDILTLEGPEPEALAAQVTERLGLMAKVVEGRVQVEASQGHALVPRLVEAFPSGRFASVSLRRPTLADVFLQLTGKALGADAPSPTPAPRKRR; via the coding sequence ATGCCTGACACCACCGTTCCGACCCTGCCCCCGCCGCTGCTTCGCATCGAGGGGCTCACGCGCCGCTTCGGCGGGCGCACCGCCGTGGACGGGCTGTCGCTGTCCGTGCAGCCGGGCGAAATCCTGGGCCTGCTGGGGCCCAATGGTGCCGGCAAGTCCACGACCTTCCAGTTGCTCGCGGGGCTGCTCGCGCCGGACGCGGGGCAGGTGCACTTCGCCGGCAAGGTGCTGTCCCTGAGCGACCCCGCGCTGCGGCGTCAGATGGGGATCATCTTCCAGAAGAGCAGCCTGGACGACCTGCTCACCGCCCGGGAGAACCTGCTCCTGGGCGCGCGGCTGTACGGCCTCACGGGCGCGGACGCGAAGGCGCGCGTGGAGACGATGCTGTCGCTCATCGGCCTGTTGGACCGGGGCGATGAGAAGGTGGGCACCTGGTCGGGCGGCATGCGCCGGCGGCTGGAGCTGGCGCGGGCGCTGGTGCACCAGCCGCGCGTGGTGTTGATGGACGAGCCCACGCAGGGCCTGGACGAGGCGGCCTTCCGCACCTTCTGGACGCACCTCAAGCGGCTGCGCGACGCGCAGGGCGTCACCGTGCTGCTCACCACGCACCGGGCGGATGAAGCGGAAGGGTGTGACCGGCTGGCGGTGCTGGACGCCGGGAAGCTGGTGGCGTGCGACACGCCCCGGGCGCTCGCCTCGCGCATGGGCGGCGACATCCTGACGCTGGAGGGCCCGGAGCCGGAGGCGCTGGCCGCGCAGGTGACGGAGCGGCTGGGGCTCATGGCGAAGGTGGTGGAGGGGCGGGTCCAGGTGGAGGCTTCGCAGGGACACGCGCTGGTGCCGCGGCTGGTGGAGGCCTTCCCCTCGGGACGGTTCGCCTCCGTGTCGCTGCGCCGGCCCACGCTGGCGGACGTGTTCCTCCAGCTCACCGGGAAGGCCCTGGGGGCGGATGCTCCCTCGCCCACGCCCGCGCCGAGGAAACGCCGATGA
- a CDS encoding ABC transporter permease, protein MSADIPVPSSPLDAPVAPAQRREPGTLALQWATVWVLLSRDVVRFFRQPSRVIGALAQPILFWFVIGSGFAGSFRVEGAQGLGYQQFFFPGVVTMVVLFSAIFATITVIEDRKEGFLQAVLAGPGSRLAVVLGKALGSSSIALMQASLFLLFAPLAGVDVKAVDYPLLAAVMVLSALALTGMGMALAWWVKSSAGYHAVMSLVMLPMWVLSGAMFPVKGAGPVLSWVMTLNPMRFSVEGVRRALYGAQASLAVGSRGGAAVGWEVPALLAFAAVFVGLAAFSVSRRE, encoded by the coding sequence ATGAGCGCTGACATCCCCGTTCCGTCCTCTCCCCTGGACGCGCCCGTGGCCCCGGCACAGCGCCGGGAGCCGGGGACGCTCGCGCTGCAGTGGGCCACCGTGTGGGTGCTGCTGTCGCGCGACGTGGTGCGCTTCTTCCGGCAGCCCAGCCGCGTGATTGGCGCGCTGGCGCAGCCCATCCTGTTCTGGTTCGTCATCGGCTCGGGCTTCGCGGGTTCCTTCCGCGTGGAGGGCGCGCAGGGGCTGGGCTACCAGCAGTTCTTCTTCCCGGGCGTCGTCACCATGGTGGTGCTCTTCAGCGCCATCTTCGCGACCATCACCGTCATCGAGGACCGCAAGGAGGGCTTCCTCCAGGCAGTGCTGGCGGGGCCGGGCTCGCGCCTGGCGGTGGTGCTGGGCAAGGCGCTGGGGTCCTCCTCCATCGCGCTGATGCAGGCGTCGCTGTTCCTGCTCTTCGCGCCGCTGGCCGGCGTGGACGTGAAGGCGGTGGACTACCCGCTGCTCGCGGCGGTGATGGTGCTGTCGGCGCTGGCGCTCACCGGCATGGGCATGGCGCTGGCGTGGTGGGTGAAGTCGAGCGCGGGCTACCACGCGGTGATGAGCCTGGTGATGCTGCCCATGTGGGTGCTCTCCGGGGCCATGTTCCCGGTGAAGGGCGCGGGGCCGGTGCTGTCGTGGGTGATGACGCTCAACCCGATGCGCTTCTCCGTGGAGGGCGTGCGGCGCGCGCTGTACGGGGCGCAGGCGTCGCTGGCGGTGGGCTCGCGGGGTGGGGCGGCGGTGGGGTGGGAGGTGCCCGCGCTGCTCGCGTTCGCGGCGGTGTTCGTGGGGCTGGCCGCGTTCAGCGTGAGCCGCCGCGAGTAG
- a CDS encoding carboxypeptidase regulatory-like domain-containing protein yields the protein MKLRLFGLSMVGVAGLLALPACKKEEAPAAPPAAPTHEAVPPAPTVGAGTGEAAAPAPAGNGVVKGTVSFTGTPPAMGDLAPSADPACDGRPEKEQSVLVKDGKLQNVLVRVKGPVAGAPTPPPSTPVVVDQSKCTYVPRVQGAVAGQQVVFKNSDGTLHNVRGVVGTRPVFNVAQPPSGAPVQKPLPSDAEVLRLKCDVHPWMTAFVVSNPNPYFATTGTDGTFTLTGLPAGTYTLEAWHETLGTKTAEVTVKDGAPAEASFTFAATDAQAKQ from the coding sequence ATGAAGCTGCGTCTTTTTGGCCTGTCGATGGTCGGTGTCGCGGGGCTTTTGGCCCTGCCCGCGTGCAAGAAGGAGGAGGCGCCCGCCGCGCCTCCGGCGGCCCCCACGCACGAGGCCGTGCCTCCGGCGCCCACGGTGGGAGCGGGGACGGGTGAGGCGGCGGCTCCGGCGCCCGCGGGCAACGGCGTGGTGAAGGGCACGGTGTCCTTCACCGGCACGCCTCCGGCGATGGGGGACCTGGCGCCCAGCGCCGACCCGGCGTGTGACGGGCGCCCGGAGAAGGAGCAGTCCGTGCTGGTGAAGGACGGCAAGCTCCAGAACGTGCTGGTGCGCGTGAAGGGCCCGGTCGCCGGCGCGCCCACGCCGCCGCCGTCCACGCCGGTGGTGGTGGACCAGTCCAAGTGCACCTACGTGCCGCGCGTGCAGGGCGCGGTGGCGGGGCAGCAGGTGGTGTTCAAGAACAGCGACGGCACGCTGCACAACGTGCGCGGCGTGGTGGGCACGCGGCCGGTGTTCAACGTGGCGCAGCCGCCCTCGGGCGCGCCGGTGCAGAAGCCGCTGCCGTCGGACGCGGAGGTGCTGCGCCTCAAGTGCGACGTGCACCCGTGGATGACGGCCTTCGTGGTGAGCAACCCCAACCCGTACTTCGCCACCACCGGCACGGACGGCACCTTCACGCTGACGGGCCTGCCCGCGGGCACGTACACGCTGGAGGCGTGGCACGAGACGCTGGGCACGAAGACCGCGGAGGTCACCGTGAAGGACGGCGCGCCCGCGGAGGCGTCGTTCACCTTCGCCGCGACGGACGCGCAGGCGAAGCAGTAG
- a CDS encoding ATP-binding protein translates to MGWGHHHWPPQGDRCAPGMRRGFGRHARRHRRMFHLGRLGSYVQERLRRRLFVMFGITILVTVFVVSWVMNLTGGNSWRQETERIRTFVGHRFAEVWDAPAERDELMRSISDDLDVDVVLTDLSGAVVAHAGNPCTKPDAALPVMRQDTQLGTLQACYLQTRSRGPWRAVLPLGIAVLVLWTAAGGISFRLARPVDTLVKATQELGEGRLSARASLDRHLTGEFAVLAESFNDMAARIEKQLADQRELLAAVSHELRTPLARLRVLTELLRDGGGNPRTLDQVDREVVELDALVGELLASSRLDFGQLTPKALEAGVLAAQALERVGLSATLLQPETDDMALMADATLLGRALVNLLDNARKHGVGVEALRIQEQGNEHLAFSVEDRGPGLLPGEETRIFQPFYRKDRGGEAREAGSLGLGLALVQRIARAHGGEVFAANRPGGGARVGFTVRKAGPLTNPQG, encoded by the coding sequence ATGGGCTGGGGGCACCACCACTGGCCTCCGCAAGGAGACCGCTGCGCGCCGGGGATGCGGCGCGGCTTCGGCCGCCACGCGCGGCGCCACCGGCGCATGTTCCACCTGGGCCGGCTGGGCTCCTACGTCCAGGAGCGGCTCAGGCGGCGGCTGTTCGTCATGTTCGGCATCACCATCCTGGTGACGGTGTTCGTGGTGTCGTGGGTGATGAACCTGACCGGCGGCAACAGCTGGCGGCAGGAGACGGAGCGCATCCGCACGTTCGTGGGGCACCGCTTCGCGGAGGTGTGGGACGCGCCCGCCGAGCGCGATGAGCTGATGCGGAGCATCTCCGACGACCTGGACGTGGACGTCGTGCTGACGGACCTGTCCGGCGCGGTGGTGGCACACGCAGGCAACCCGTGCACGAAGCCGGACGCGGCCCTCCCGGTGATGCGGCAGGACACGCAGCTGGGGACGCTGCAGGCGTGCTACCTGCAGACCCGCTCGCGGGGCCCCTGGCGCGCGGTGCTGCCGCTGGGCATCGCGGTGCTGGTGCTGTGGACGGCGGCGGGCGGCATCTCGTTCCGGCTGGCGCGGCCGGTGGACACGCTGGTGAAGGCCACGCAGGAGCTGGGCGAGGGCAGGCTGAGCGCGCGGGCGAGCCTGGATCGCCACCTCACCGGCGAGTTCGCGGTGCTCGCCGAGTCCTTCAACGACATGGCGGCGCGCATCGAGAAGCAGCTGGCGGATCAACGCGAGCTCCTGGCGGCGGTGTCCCATGAATTGCGCACGCCGCTGGCCCGGCTGCGGGTGCTGACGGAGCTCTTGCGCGACGGCGGCGGCAACCCGCGCACGTTGGACCAGGTGGACCGCGAGGTGGTGGAGCTGGACGCGCTGGTGGGCGAGCTGCTCGCCAGCTCCCGCCTGGACTTCGGGCAGCTGACGCCCAAGGCGCTGGAGGCGGGCGTGCTGGCGGCGCAGGCGCTGGAGCGCGTGGGGCTGTCCGCGACGCTGCTCCAGCCGGAGACGGACGACATGGCGCTGATGGCGGACGCGACGCTGCTGGGCCGGGCGCTGGTGAACCTGCTCGACAACGCGCGCAAGCACGGCGTGGGCGTGGAGGCGCTGCGCATCCAGGAGCAGGGGAACGAGCACCTGGCCTTCAGCGTGGAGGACCGGGGCCCGGGGCTCCTGCCTGGCGAGGAGACGCGCATCTTCCAGCCGTTCTACCGGAAGGACCGGGGCGGCGAGGCGCGCGAGGCCGGCTCGTTGGGACTGGGGCTCGCGCTGGTGCAGCGCATCGCCCGGGCCCACGGCGGCGAGGTCTTCGCGGCGAACCGGCCCGGCGGCGGCGCGCGCGTGGGCTTCACGGTGCGCAAGGCCGGGCCCCTGACGAACCCGCAGGGGTGA